ACAAGGCTGTTTAATAAAGATGACTTCCCAACGTTTGGTCGTCCAATTATAACAGTAGACAAGCCTTCTCTAAGAATCTTCCCTTGCTGTGATGTTTTCAATAACTTACTGATTTCATTTTTTACAAATGTAGCTTTTTCAACAAGCATTTGATGAGTCATTTCCTCAACATCATCATATTCAGGATAATCAATATTGACTTCAACATGTGCTAGTGTTTCTAGAATCTCCTGTCTTAGCTTCTGAACAAGCTTTGACAGTTTTCCTTCCATTTGCCCTAAAGCCACATTCATTGCCCGATCCGTTTTTGCTCGTATTAAGTCCATTACAGCCTCAGCTTGAGACAAATCAATCCGACCATTCAAAAAGGCTCTCTTTGTAAACTCTCCTGGTTCTGCTAGTCTTGCACCATGTTGAATGACTAACTGAAGTACCCGGTTCACTGTCACAATTCCACCGTGACAGTTTATTTCTACTATATCTTCTCTCGTAAATGTCTTTGGTCCCCTCATTAAAGACAACATTACCTCTTCTACAACTTGACCAGTTTTTGGGTCTACTATATGTCCGTAATGGATCGTATGGGAGTCAACATTTGTTAACCTTTTATTCGAAGGAGCTTTAAACAGTCGATCAGCAATTTCTATTGCTTCCTCACCACTTAACCGGACAATGGCAATAGCTCCCTCTCCTAAAGGTGTCGATATCGCTGCGATTGTATCTAACTCCATCGCTACGACCACCTCTCTCTTCATTTATGTAAAATTTCTTCCTCTTAAAATGCGACCAATTTTTTAAAGATAGCACATTTCGTTTTCTTTAGAAAGCGAAATTACCTCATTTTGTCCACAATTATTTATCCACTCTCTTCATACCTTTCTCTATTTTAACTTATCCACATGTTAATAACAATATTTGATGAATTTGAAATATTTTATGAAGTGCACTGGCACCACCCGATATTTGTAGAAGGCTGTCGATAATATAAACATTTCTTTGTCTTGCTACAGAAAAAAAGCAAAAAAAAAGAGAATGACTCAACGAGCCATTCTCTTAGATTTTGGAGAAATAACCAGATGACGATTTGGTTCTTCTCCAACTGAAAAAGTTTTTATATCTTTAAATTCTGCTAATGCAGCATGTATGATTTTTCTTTCATATGAAGGCATTGGTTCTAATGGAACATTTTTGGATGTACGAATTGCCTGCTGTGCTAGTTTTCCAGCTAATTGCTTAAGCGTTTCTTTTCTTTTTGCACGATAATTTTCAGCATCAATGATAATTTGTAGATAAGAATTAGAATATCGATTTGCAGCTAATTGTGTTAAATACTGAAGGGAGTTTAACGTTTGTCCTCTTTTTCCGATAAGAACAGCCATTTTCTCACCTGATAATTGCATGTTCACAATTTTACCAGTCTGTTTCACTAAAATCTCTGCATCGATCCCCATTTTCTGAACTACATTAGCTAAAAATTCTTTTGCATACTTAACTGGCTCGTGTACAATTTTGACCTTCACTCTAGCAGGTTTTTTTCCAATACCTAAAAATCCCTTTTTTCCTTCTTCGAGAATTGTGATTTCAACTTCTTCTCGTTTTGCCTGTAATTGCTTTAATGCTTCCTCGACTGCTTCATTGACAGTAAGTCCACCAGCAGTTACTTCTCTCACTTCTTCTTTCCTCCACTATTAGAAGCTTCTTTTTGCTCCTTAAGCTCAGGACCTTTTATGAAGTATGTTTGAATGATCATGAATAAGTTACCTACTACCCAATATAAAGAAAGAGCTGCAGGGAAGCTAATTGCAAAAACAATAATCATAATAGGCATAATATAAAGCATCATAGCCATTTGGGGATTTTGATTTGCTGTACCAGCCATCATCATTTTTTGTTGAATAAATGTTGTTAAACCAGCAACCAACGGCAGGATAAAGAATGGATCTCTTTCACCCAAGTCAAACCATAAAAAATTATGCTCAGCGATTTCCGTTGTTCTCATAATCGCATGATAGAAACCAATCAAAATTGGCATCTGAACGATTAACGGGAAACAACCTGCAAGAGGATTAACACCATGTTTCTGGAATAAAGCCATTGTTTCCTGTTGAAGTTTTTGTTGTGTTTGTTGATCTTTTGAGCTGTACTTTTCTCTCAACTTCTGCATTTCCGGTTGAATTGCTTGCATTGCTTTAGAACTTTTCATTTGTTTAATCATTAGCGGTAATATTGCTAATCGAATAATAATTGTAACAATTACAATGGCAATCCCATAATTATCGCCTGTTAATTCAGCAAAATATGTAATAAGTTGTGATAAAGGATATACGATATACGAATTCCAAAATCCTTCACTTTCAGATGTAATTGGAGTATTAACCTCCGTACATCCTGTCAAAAGGGTCAAAACACTAATTAACCCTGCTATTAAAAGTATGCGCCTCTTCAAACCTTTTTTCCTCCTAACCGATAATAGATACTATTCATGTACGTACGTTAAAAGATAGAAAAAGTTCCACATCGTTAATATCTTAACACTTTTATAAATAGAATTGTTTTTCTTAGTAAAGTTTTCGGTAGTATAATTTCAACAATATTCTACATCTTCTTTGGCTGATAGATTTTTGCTTTTCGAAATAAATGTTGCAAACTTCCTTTTACTTCATGATAATTCATTTCAGCTGCAGGCTTTCTAGCAATAATAATAAATTCCTTACCAGAAGCAATTCGATGTTTTTCTTCTGTAAACACTTGTCGAATTAACCGCTTAACTTTATTTCTTGTTACAGCATTTCCTATTTTTTTGCTTACAGATAGTCCAATTCGGAACTCTTTCTCTTCAGGCTTTTGCATGATATACAAAACAAATTGTCTATTGGCAAAAGATTTCCCTCTCTTGAAAACTACTTGAAAATCTTTATTCTTCTTTATTCTATATTTCCTTCTCATCTATTTCACTCCGGTTTGTTCTGTTAATAGGCTAACAGAATAATCACCATCATTATATCTGAAATAAAACGAATTTAAACAAGAAATGA
This genomic stretch from Metabacillus sp. B2-18 harbors:
- the spoIIIJ gene encoding YidC family membrane integrase SpoIIIJ; amino-acid sequence: MKRRILLIAGLISVLTLLTGCTEVNTPITSESEGFWNSYIVYPLSQLITYFAELTGDNYGIAIVIVTIIIRLAILPLMIKQMKSSKAMQAIQPEMQKLREKYSSKDQQTQQKLQQETMALFQKHGVNPLAGCFPLIVQMPILIGFYHAIMRTTEIAEHNFLWFDLGERDPFFILPLVAGLTTFIQQKMMMAGTANQNPQMAMMLYIMPIMIIVFAISFPAALSLYWVVGNLFMIIQTYFIKGPELKEQKEASNSGGKKK
- the mnmE gene encoding tRNA uridine-5-carboxymethylaminomethyl(34) synthesis GTPase MnmE; translation: MELDTIAAISTPLGEGAIAIVRLSGEEAIEIADRLFKAPSNKRLTNVDSHTIHYGHIVDPKTGQVVEEVMLSLMRGPKTFTREDIVEINCHGGIVTVNRVLQLVIQHGARLAEPGEFTKRAFLNGRIDLSQAEAVMDLIRAKTDRAMNVALGQMEGKLSKLVQKLRQEILETLAHVEVNIDYPEYDDVEEMTHQMLVEKATFVKNEISKLLKTSQQGKILREGLSTVIIGRPNVGKSSLLNSLVHENKAIVTDIPGTTRDVIEEYVNVRGVPLRLVDTAGIRETEDIVERIGVERSRKVLKEADLILLVLNYNEELSQEDVQLFEAVKGMDIIVIVNKTDLDQKIDLQKVKEQAAGRPVVTTSLLEEQGIDALEEAISALFFEGNVQSGDLTYVSNSRHIALLTAAETSINDALIGIEAGVPIDIVQIDLTRCWEQLGEIIGDAVHESLIDQLFSQFCLGK
- the rnpA gene encoding ribonuclease P protein component, giving the protein MRRKYRIKKNKDFQVVFKRGKSFANRQFVLYIMQKPEEKEFRIGLSVSKKIGNAVTRNKVKRLIRQVFTEEKHRIASGKEFIIIARKPAAEMNYHEVKGSLQHLFRKAKIYQPKKM
- the jag gene encoding RNA-binding cell elongation regulator Jag/EloR, with amino-acid sequence MREVTAGGLTVNEAVEEALKQLQAKREEVEITILEEGKKGFLGIGKKPARVKVKIVHEPVKYAKEFLANVVQKMGIDAEILVKQTGKIVNMQLSGEKMAVLIGKRGQTLNSLQYLTQLAANRYSNSYLQIIIDAENYRAKRKETLKQLAGKLAQQAIRTSKNVPLEPMPSYERKIIHAALAEFKDIKTFSVGEEPNRHLVISPKSKRMAR